DNA from Strigops habroptila isolate Jane chromosome 2, bStrHab1.2.pri, whole genome shotgun sequence:
AAGTAATGCAGCCTGAGTCACCATTTCTGACTAGGCTTTGAAACTTGTTTGCGAAAGACGGCGAAGTGGCACTCTCCTGACAGCTACGAGATTCTCTTTACATGCAATATGAAGCAGCCTCCTCTCTTAGGAGGGAAGAGCCACCCCAAAGTGCCACACATGCATGGCTGCATGCCCTTCAGTTCCAGAGCTGGCATCATTGTAAGACATCGCATGCAGATGGGGCTGAGGGCCCCTCACCCCACTGAGATGTTAAAAACTGGATACTCCTTTACTGACTCACTAACAAGTCTTATGAACTTTAATCTGAGCACTTTTAGCTAACAAGTCCTGCCATATAGTAAAAGGATATTCTCTGATTTGTTCTACATCAGGCTTCCCCCAGATGAACGAACCCCTTGTCTCATCTACCACAGGACTCAGGTATGCTTCTGCCACTGCTGGATTTGGGAAACCTGAGGAAAGCTGCAGGTCCCGCAACTTCTTCTTGACTTTGGTGTCACGTGGATTAGGTCTCAATTTCTTATTCTTCTGAGCCTCATTCCACCACTCactgaaaaacagaggaaagtaTTCATTTGCCTCCATAAAATACAATTTGGAATACCAAGAGCCACCATGCTAATTTCGATAGCCCTAGTCACCCTACTTCAGTTACTACATGAGTAGaaaatttccaaataaaaatggCCAAAGGGACATAtaatctgaaagcagaaaagacaaacacacacagtaAACGCAGCTGTTGTaagccacagcagcaaacaTCACCTGGATTGCCCATAAACTGCTAACCGGAAGGCCCTAAACTCAGCCACATATAGGGAGGATGTTCCACATACTATGatcatttttaaagtttttttggtatgcaagaaaaaaaaataaataaataaaataaaggtcTAACCATTCTCGCCATCGCCAATACAACTGGCTTGGCCCTCTACAAATCTTGTTCTTACCCACAGCCTACCTGTCTGTCTCTTTCCAGGTCATCCATTCCTCACTCCTCAAGTCTCTTTCTCTATGAGCAAGCTACAGCACCTTCTCACAAACTCAGGGAGAATAAACCTCCACTCCACTATGgatccagctctgcagtgaacTCAGAGGCAGTCGCACAGTTCTACAGCTGGTCTATTGTCTTCATTAGTCTCACTGTAACTGCTGTATTGACATGTCACCTTATTTACTTGCCATTTCAAATCGTGACATAATGGAGTCACATGTTTTACAATTAACTCAGTCTCCTTAATGACGGTTGTATGCTTAGCCAGCAGAAAAGTATATTCACTAATACTCATATTACGGagagacaaaaaaacaaaatatgatgAAGCATACGCAAATTTCAAGAGAGGTTCCAAGCCACGCCCAggaaattcatttaaaatctcCATCGCTGTCACAAAGCCAACATTTGGGATACCCTCAGTGTAGTCACTTCCAAGCAAGTATGCCAAATTAATTAGCTTGCTTCGATCCAACCCTGTAAAAGAAAGTgcataaaccaaataaaaccagtgGATCTAGCATATGTTCTCTtacaaactaaaaaataataTCTGAAAGGCAAAAACCAAAAGGAACACAAAGGCATTAACTCTGTAAAAGTACGTTTAATTCAACATCAGAATTTGCTAAATGATATTCTGGAGCATTCTAGTTCAAGCACAGGTAGTTGTGCAAACTTGGCAAATGCATCTTTGCCAAAATTAGATGTTACAATGTAGAGACCATCGGGAAACTCTAAGAGCTAAGAGATactattttacatatatttccCCAGTTACTCTCCTGTTCTCCTCTAATGCTGACTTGAACTTAATAACCCCtgcatcagaaataaaaagcattcagTTTGAATTCTAGTTCATAGTTTCAATGCCTCTGCTTCCTAAAAGTGTTCCCAAACTGGAAGCCTTTGCTAGTACAGTTATTAAGTGGACCAAAAGAGCCTGCGAAACTGccagaaaggaggaagaactCAGCTGACCACTTGTACTTGTTATGCAGTAAGATCTGAGGCAACCAGGCTGATTTTCAGTGACTAGCTTCAGGAGTTTAGATAAAAGaacaacataaataaataaatcagtggATAAAAGGAAGGATGTGTGTCTAAGCACATAAAGCAAGACCACTGGCATGCTAGTCAGGATATCCATCAACGGTGGTGAAAGAAGAATTGGGCCATGcatggaaaaggaataaaaagaacaagACCACAAACGAATATTACATGAAGACCGATGGTGACTATTTTTCcccagtaaataaataaaagctctgGTTTATTACATTAataacagctaaaaaaaaaaaaaaaaaaaaaaaaaaaatcacacacatGCTTCCACAGCAAATCTTTCAAGTAAGTTACAGTAGCATACCTAAGTAGGTATAAGTagggtaaaaaaaatatttaattcagtTTGCTGGGAGAAGAAACCAAAGACATATTTCACCACATAAAAACGTGGTATTTTACATGctgaagacattaaaatattatttcaaagtCTACAGCTTCTCTAAactttgaaaatgtcaaaactgattttaagaGTTCTGCTTAAACAAGGCATAAGTTAAAATTGGCTTATATTTGCCTTAATACACTATGTGACACTGAAGTTTAGTAGTTCATAATTAGCAACAATTTGATTAGACTAGTACAAGGgcaagctgaaagaagaaaaaaagctgtcagCATAACTAACTGAAAAACCTTTTACAGAGCATATACACAGGCCAGATCTTCTCCCAATCAATTGTGCATCAGTACGTCCAAAATTCACTTCCATTTCCAGAAAACTATAAATCCGATGACATCAGAATATAATTTTCTCACCACGTCAGAAAAGCCATGCTGACATTTACACAGAAACAGGTACCAGGGTTCATACCTCCAGTCTTGAGGTTCATTACACTCAGTGTATTAAATGCAGGTCCCTGAAAATTCAGGGGGGTCACATGGCAGTAACAACAGCAACCCAACGGAACGTCTTTACAGACTCTCCAAAGAACAGGCATTGTAATAACAGACACACAAAATTCTGTAGAAATTACAACTTCAAAAAGATAGATGGCAGTGCTGTCTTATTAAAGACTGTATTTAACAAATCAATACCTGAGGCTTACCtagctggttttgaaaatcaACATACTGATAATACTCCACATATTTGTCTTGGCTGAAAAAATTTTTATAAACATGTCGTGCACCAAATAACCAAACATCACTATCATCCGTGATTGTCCCAGAGGTCTGATCAGTAAGGTCTAATACAGCACACTGTGCCTCTGCCTCCATCGGAGCTTCAATATATGGAATGCCAAACAAACGGAGAAGCTCCTATAGGATGGAGAGGAAATAGTTAATACTGAATATAACGAATGAACTTCTATTACAGCTTTGCTTGACTCAGAACTGCTAGAGCCACATTTGGgatgtatttaatatttcacaGTAAACCTTAATTTCTGCTGAAGTGCCAAGCACAGTTAAGTCAAAGGAAAATGCCACTTACACCTCTCAGGCAGATAGTGCCATGTGACTCAAGGACTACCTGGTCACACTATTACTACACAGTTTGAGAGCCTGCTATCTTATTTGCACAAGCATACTTAAGTATTGTGCTTTTCATAACATGGAGAAAAGTCTATGTGTTACAATTATGTGGCCTCcatgaaaaaaagatgcaggttaaataaaaaaaataaataaaaaaaaaaaaaaaagaaaaaagattaaaaaaaaacccagtcatCAGTTCAGAAAATAGTATGAAAGCCTATGAGAAACATTCATATCAAGCAGGAAACAGTGGGCAGACTAATCATCCTTTGGATGGTATTTTGATATACACGTATTTAATGCACTTTAGACAATTTGCTTGTATGGAATACATTATTTAACTTCAGTTAACTATCTCACACACACTAGTTTTACAGGCTTGGGCCAGAGACACAATTCTGGATTAAGTCATCTCCAGAAATTCCATTTACTCTCCTGCTCCCATTACTCTCATCCCAAGTTGAATGTAACAATCACTGCAAAACCTAAGCTGTAAAatttatgaaatatatatttgataTGTATACATACATCTGTGCAtaaacacactttttcttttctccgTGCTGCAACTGGCTTTTGTGCCCTGACAAAGCCCATCTCAAGACTTAAAACTTCTACTGTGATGAAGAGCAAAAGCACAAGGTCAAGAGACTTACAACTATAATGGTGTATCTACCATTATAGGGCACATAGTATTACAAAAGCACtggcctttaaaaaaacaaatcgtctgaagaaaaaagtatgaGCAAGTATTtaacaaaggaacaaaaattttaagcattttaagaccaactaaaataaaagcatttctatatttcttataattaatttattacGTGACAGATACTATGACTAGTCTACTGTATTATGGATATGTTAACCCTAATATACTGTGTTGTAAGTAGTCCTTGCATTAGACTGTATCAACCTTTAAATGCTAATACTGAAACAGAGATTACAGGCTTATGTAGGTATTACTGGTGAGATTCTTTAAGATCAGTTACCAGGGCATAAACCTGGGTTACCACATGGATTTCTTGTaagattttatcttttaatcCTCCGGGGAAATCACAACTTAGCTAAAACCCAGATTTTATCAGTTCCATACTTcctaatatttttcattcaattTGCACCTTTCACAgcaacaggcaaaaaaaaaataaaaatcaaaccagctCAACCTTAAAAAGTTGGTGCTTAAAAAGGTGTTGATTTATTCATAATTTTATCATTATTCTATAATGTtataagttattttaaaaagttagaATTCAAGATTATCTcaatacatttaatattttaaatcaagcagactgaagaaaacaaggtcctaagaggaaaaaaggtaacCTATAATTAAGCAAAATTACTAATAGCTTTTGAGAAAACATTTGACTGGAGTAGACATCATACTGTATCAAACCAAAATGATTCAACAAATACTACCTGGCTTTCCAGGAACATCTGTCCTGTTACAGAAGCAGCGACAcgttcctgctgctgtttttgaGCCTGAAGCATATTCTGCTCAGCAGAAAGGTCATTTTCTAATTCTTCTAGTTCTTCCTGAAATCAAAACAAGCTTTCATTACTTCAACAATTCAGGTATACTTAACTAAGTAAATCACTAAGTCTCCAGTTATAGTTATTCTAGTAGTATGTGCTCCTTAATTCACACTTGGAAGTTGACATAGCTTCTCTAAATTATAAAACCAGAGAGGTCTATTCATCAGACTGCTAAAGTTTCCCTCTGAATTCAGGGAGATTATGATGGACCATcatctttaaggaaaaataagttcCCATAgaattatatatacatatcagaaagcaacaaaacagtAAGTAGCTGTCCAACAGTCTTCCTTAAGAACTACCTGGGGACACAGCACTTCATTACTAGCTCAAAACAAGTAACAGGGAGTTACCAAACCGATGTCTTGCCACTCATCCTCTGCATCTTTACCACCATCTTCTCTTTCAACACTCTGATCGTTTGCCAACTGCACTTCAGATTCCTTCAGCAAGTCCTGTGTGACAGTAtcatgtctgtctgtctctgcttctgGAAGTGTTGTTTCATCACCCAGTTTTTCATCGTATTTAGCAGAAAACTCAGCCTCGCTACTTATTTCAGTTTCCACTTCAATAAAACTTCctattaatggaaaataaagatttcaaCTTGCCActgcttataaaaaaaaaaaaaaaaaaaaaaaaaaaaaaaaaaagagtattcaTAAGAATTTTTAACTTgggcagtgattttttttctatatgcaGTAAATAGATATAAGGATCGTGAAATTACAGAAACCTAGTAGTTGACCATTCCTACACCAGTTAAGTTCAATGCACACAAGAACATGCTTTTCTGACTCTTTGTATTGTATACTCAGGTTTCAATGATACAATACCAAGGGCCAAAAACAGCTCAGATTCTCTTCCCACTTTCTCCATACATGAgaatagaagtattttaaagcatttcttactAGAAGAGTTTAACTTCAACTGACTACTAACACAGTAAGGTCCTGTTTTCTTACGTTTTTACACAATTAAAAAGCACATACCATCAGAATCACTGTCTTCAGACTGTgatatcctttctttttccttctcagggCTTTTTGCTTCTGGGAAGAATATAATATCCTTTTGTACCTCAGAcacattctcttctgtttgcaACACTTCTTCCtctacattttcagaaattttcaagttttctgcattttcagaaaggTCTGCTGTTTCAGCATGAATCAAATCCCCTATACTAGATTGTACAGGAAAACAGCTTGGCTTTTGTGTGCACAAGTTTACATCCTTATCTCCCAAACAATTTAATTCTATTTTGGAACCACTTCCTTCTTTGTCTACGTCTTCTTTGCCTTTCCTAGTATTGTCAAtacaagaataattttcaagtCTGGATATACTGGTGTCCTTGGCTGTAATATGATTTTTGTCCAACTCCCGACTCTTTTGTTCAAATTCAGCATCTTGCAAAATCACCTGGTTTGACAAATTAACTGCAGATGTCGGTATTTTTCCCTCCTTAACTTCGGGAATCTGGTCTTCCTCATCTGAGCTACTAAGCAGCAAATCCTTCACTTCTGATCTTTCTGGTAGCACTCCATCAGTTCTAACAGGAACAACTTCCTCTCTTGCACCATCATCATCACTCAGAGCTCGCTGAATTGCACGCAATGTTCTTGGAGACACACTGCCTTCCTCTGTGACAGATTGGTCCATGTTCAGTCGTCCTGTATCTTCATTCCTCAGTTCTTCTTCTGAGCTGCTTTCTAGCATAGCTGCCTGGATGGCAAGCAAAGTCCGAGGAGAGGGTGGTGCTGTCGCCACACTGTTATCTTTCTCTGTCTGCAATTTCTCAGGTTCAACTAGCTTTGCATTAGCAGGAGATTCATTGATTTGATTCGATTTAGTAAGTTCAGGCATTTTTGATGAGGGCCCTGCAATTGCTTCCAAGTCTTGACTTGTAACTTCGTTTGCTTTAATACCTAAAAGAaagggggttggtttgtttttattttaattttttttattagtaaaaaatgctttataCTAATATTGCATTTTACAGAATGAACATCCATTATATAGACCAGTTTTCTACACATTTACAGATCATAGTTAATAATGTCTAACAGTAATGCACTGATTTCATACAAACTGTTGGCTACATGCACCTGTAAACAAtaatcagggttttttttaaacaaagctgtAGACTGCATACACCAAACAAGAGGTTTTACAAAATTAAGACCTGACGTACCCTTTATTAGGATATAGTGAGAAGTATCTTCCGAGACTACCTTCCTAAATTCCACTTCTTTCACAAAACCACCTTCATTTTCATATTGTGTTTGGATTTCACCCGTGTGCTGTtgactcaattctttctgtACGTTTTCTATGCACCGACTGAGGCTGCTTTTCTTAAGCAAACCTCTAAGCTGGTACTGGGAAAAGGCATTGGActccttaaaacaaacaaacaaacaagtcaatttaaataaaatgccacTTAACTGCACCTTTTAAGCAAGTTCATCTACCATGCTCTGGAGAGGTAACAGGTTTAAGCAGGTAACATTTGTCTTTCAGTGACTGCTGCACTCCTGGATACTTCAGGATAGTGTCCTGAATAGACAAATGTGAAGTCTCTGTTAAGAGTCGTTATcgcattgggtttttttcctctaaatgtAACATCTCTTATTAAATAGGCCTGGGTGTAAAACTTTCCAGATGGGATACTCTTATGTAATCTTCATCTGCATTAATGGCA
Protein-coding regions in this window:
- the LOC115603725 gene encoding DNA repair protein complementing XP-G cells-like, encoding MGVQGLWKLLECAGRPINPEVLEGKILAVDISIWLNQAIKGARDRSGNSIQNAHLLTLFRRLCKLLFFRIRPVFVFDGGAPLLKRQTLAERRRRKEIASHDSRKTAEKLLKTFLKRQVIKNALKGKSHEAFPSITEVRREEIDDIYALPPLQEEEKNSSEEEDEKEWEMRMNQRKLLHEVLCENPHSVDIESEDFKKLPPEVKYEILTEMKEFTKRKRTFFEAMPEESNAFSQYQLRGLLKKSSLSRCIENVQKELSQQHTGEIQTQYENEGGFVKEVEFRKVVSEDTSHYILIKGIKANEVTSQDLEAIAGPSSKMPELTKSNQINESPANAKLVEPEKLQTEKDNSVATAPPSPRTLLAIQAAMLESSSEEELRNEDTGRLNMDQSVTEEGSVSPRTLRAIQRALSDDDGAREEVVPVRTDGVLPERSEVKDLLLSSSDEEDQIPEVKEGKIPTSAVNLSNQVILQDAEFEQKSRELDKNHITAKDTSISRLENYSCIDNTRKGKEDVDKEGSGSKIELNCLGDKDVNLCTQKPSCFPVQSSIGDLIHAETADLSENAENLKISENVEEEVLQTEENVSEVQKDIIFFPEAKSPEKEKERISQSEDSDSDGSFIEVETEISSEAEFSAKYDEKLGDETTLPEAETDRHDTVTQDLLKESEVQLANDQSVEREDGGKDAEDEWQDIGLEELEELENDLSAEQNMLQAQKQQQERVAASVTGQMFLESQELLRLFGIPYIEAPMEAEAQCAVLDLTDQTSGTITDDSDVWLFGARHVYKNFFSQDKYVEYYQYVDFQNQLGLDRSKLINLAYLLGSDYTEGIPNVGFVTAMEILNEFPGRGLEPLLKFAEWWNEAQKNKKLRPNPRDTKVKKKLRDLQLSSGFPNPAVAEAYLSPVVDETRGSFIWGKPDVEQIREFCQNRFGWTRTKTDEILLPVMKQLNLQQTQLRIDSFFRLEQHEKIAIKSQRLRRAVTCLKRKEKEAADEIHEIELKEHEERKGEDTAGCTDHQAMATEVQNGKRRKHSGSRKEHVCGGGFIGNLRLSEASSDSSVEESESRDLGKSKRRKKVSAMKTADCKEKKRCSSSSGEDEELGNVVMVTAKPVFEGKKKKSQSKRRTKKKTF